GTACAATATTCTTTGTACCTGAATTTCGTTTAGTGATTTcataagtaatttttcaattcagatATTTTTACATCCCTTTAATTTCGATTCAGCTGTTTTGTCATTTCCACCGTCAATTTTCCTATATACACTTGTTCATTTTAATCTCCTGCCTGTTATCCTTGTTGTTCGTAGACAGGAATTCACTCTTGTCAATTTTACTGCTTGAAATTGTACTTAATTCAAACTTACCTTCGACTTCATCTTTGTTTtacatttcaatttcaggCTGACAATGTCATCGAGTGTATCAGTAAAACACTCACAAAAGAAGAATTGAAGGCTAATTTCAAGAATCATATTGTGGCCAATGTTACGTCAAAGACACGCGAGCAGTCTAAACAAAAATCACAGGAAAATCGGTACAAAGTAGTAAACTACTTTCGCTCTCTCGAATCAAACGATGTAGAGGAACTTGTTGACAAGGAAATTTCTGTAATTGATGTCGAAGATTCAACTTCTGCTATCTCTGAAGAAACGGTAGTCATTGCACAGGTAGtttatttatgattttcatttcaaccaATGCCATTTTTTTGCTTGAGAATCAATAGAATTTTGGCTAAATCGGTTAGGCTCTTCTATAGATATTTGCTAAAATCAAATGTACATTCTTCTTTCAAAATCCACAATTTGGAAACAAGCGGACTGCCTTAACGGAAATTGGGTCTCTTATCTTAGCTCCATTGAACTTAGAACTGATcagattttgagtaaaattgttctTGCGATGTTTTCAAGTTTTGTGAAAATACCAAGGCTTTATAAAATACTATCATTTACGGAAACAATGGCGGAAATCAGCGGAAAGttctataaaatttgtttgtttcttttccgTTTCGTTGGTTAGTTTTGCTGCATAAATAGAATTCTAATTAGAAGAGTTTAGTCACTCAAGCATTAAAGTAACAGTTTGCTAACGAAAGTTGAACAACTTTCTGTTAGCAGTGCTTCCTGAAAGCATATTagttttgaagaaagaaaaaagctaCATGTTCCTTAAAATCGAAACATCCCTAACGATTTGATATGTCTCGTTTTAGGATGAAAACTATGTCTACGATTTGTATTATACTCAAACCGGTCACGACATGCTGATAGATCAACTAGTCTCAATTCACCCATTTCAAGACGAGCTGGTGTTTGGTTCCTACAGAGATAACGGAATAGATGCAGAAGTATATGATCAGTCCGAAGACTCAAATTCTGAATCCAATTGGAGGAACGATTATCCGGACTCCGACCATTCCGAGAATTCCATATGCGAGGACGATATGCGGTCCGCAGTGAAAAGGATAAGCCTTAGAGGTGATAGTGATGTGTCGAGCGTCGATGAAGACTTCGTCTACGCGCTACCCGAGGATGACGTTGACCACTTTGGCTTCGAATATGCAAAATACAAGGCGAGGATCAATGCCGAAATGGACAATGATTTGGCTGACGCGGTTTCGGATTCGGACAGTGGCAGCGAAGATGACGAGTATCGACAGTACGAAGATCCATCTTAATTTAAAACTGAAGTAATTAAATCTCGTTGCACGATTCAGCCATGGTTATAAAATTATGGCCAACTGTTATTGCCCATATAGGTATACGCATTCGATAGAgttattgttttgtatttGAGAGAttaaagtattgaaaattttcacactgGTTAATACGGATTTACAAGTACTTATCGAATCTCATAACTCCTATTGGTATTACGCAAGTCGTAACATGGCTCAAAAAAGTCATTGAATTTCATGACGTTTCACAGAGGATATTGCAGGGTTCATAATTTAAAACTGCAATCATTGATGATTGGTCTTTTATGGTATGACATTACGTAAACGCCATTTATAAAGATCTTAAAAAACTAAATAAGTcattcaatttgttttattttctataaGTTCCGATGTGAAGgtaagtatcaattttttctatactatatgtataatctctctatctaataaaaaagttctgaacaaataaaaaagaagtaGCAACAggtgaaaaagattataataacaatagtataaaaaatattataataacaatagtatacgcatgaagttggcggtggagtgagatgccgaaaacaaaaagcatctagcaaataAAACTTCCTTTGACAGTTgtcaaacaaatttatttggATTTTTGGAAACACATTTAGTTTCCTGCGaagaatgtttgaaaaaaaaacagagctGTAACAAACATTTTATCATCGCACTAGTTGTGATCCCAGGAGATCCCGCGATTTTGAATGACTCACAGTACAGTTAACGGTGCGTACTTCGAGAATTGTCTAAGAAATGTATCGGTGCTCATATTGAAACAAATGTCTTTTGACAATAATACCGTTTAGTCAAATTATAAAGCATTGAATTAGATAATATTTGCAAGTAAATGACAAACTCCAAAATGGAGACTATTACTAGGTACATAATTTGATGGtgttttttctacaaattttacACCTATGCGAAAAAGGAAATCCTTGACAGTCTCCAAAAACATTTAAAGACGAATCTTGATTCCCAAATTGGAATGTtggaaaaaacattttaaacaaaaaagtaCAGTCATATTAGGTTAACATTTTCGGGTTTTTAAAAGTTCACAATTTCGCTCTGaacggatatttttttttactaaaaattgccgccattttgagttggcgattttgatttttgaatctTGATTCGAAATTGGGATTCATCGACTCGAAACACATACTGGATTTAACTAATTCCAAAATATTCTTCTACTTCTGGCTAGTTTTTTTGCGATTTGGATCACCTCATCTTGTTTTTTGAGAATTTAACCTTAGATTCGTAATCGGCGACCTCAAAAACTCTCGGATTTCGTACAGTTTGATTCTGTTTTGGAGAAAGTGATCCGCCATTTTTGGGCtgccatattttttttgagAACTTGACCTTAGATTCGTAATCCGCGACCCCAAAAATCACCAAATGCCAAATTCCGTTGAGATTAAACAGTAACTTCCATTTCTCGCCAGTTTTTTCGCGATCTGGACCACTGTGAAACGGAAAGATGGTGAGTATACTTTAAGTCTACGTTAAATAACTTCAGTTGAACGAGTCGAACACAACCagtttgaatttcaaagaactgtttgtttttattcctAGAATTGACGCATGAATTAAAATGCCTGATTAGGACGCTGATTCGAATACAGATAAATTTTTGGTACCCGTacgtaatttattcaatactACTTTCCATTACCATCTCTTACGCATTATGTGTACAAATTTGCAAAACCTCTCGAAAATCCTGTGGTAGAATGACCTGAAATCTTCTCGGAACATTCGATACATTATCGTTTCGGTTGATAGACGGTTTCACGAAGTTGTTGAAGGAACTTCTTATCGCGCGCCTCGGTATGAAGAGTGAATCGAGGAGTCGTTACACAAAACTATTACACGAGTGCAATGTAATTAGAGCAATAAACAATTTCTTTATGATTTAATTTAACAATTAACGTCCATAAATGTATTCCACTTGAATACATTCCACTTGAAACGAATTGAACGTACAAGTATAAAAACGCTTGAGATATTACTTGCTAATTACTCAACTTGAGAAAAGGTTATAGTATATTtgacttttattttcacagatTATAATTACACGGCTATTTGCTTAAGTATGTGCTAAGCTATTATAGGTATAACTATGGCcaagaaaattgatttcgtTTGCCAAACCGTTGATTACGATGTGTTCTATTTTACAAATATCTGAAGATATGTTGTAATCTAATATGAATTTTGTTCTACAACTGTTGGATCTGTTCAGTGTATAATATAGCTGGCAATTATTTATCAGTATTGGAGATGTTATTCTTGGTCTAACCCGCTGTAGCTGATCCTCTATTGAGCACTTGT
The Neodiprion fabricii isolate iyNeoFabr1 chromosome 5, iyNeoFabr1.1, whole genome shotgun sequence genome window above contains:
- the LOC124183947 gene encoding probable RNA polymerase II nuclear localization protein SLC7A6OS yields the protein MAAVLRVKRRNAEEPLEALVIACKRRKTENIDGADIAASDPVTAVLKFAGTVKNQADNVIECISKTLTKEELKANFKNHIVANVTSKTREQSKQKSQENRYKVVNYFRSLESNDVEELVDKEISVIDVEDSTSAISEETVVIAQDENYVYDLYYTQTGHDMLIDQLVSIHPFQDELVFGSYRDNGIDAEVYDQSEDSNSESNWRNDYPDSDHSENSICEDDMRSAVKRISLRGDSDVSSVDEDFVYALPEDDVDHFGFEYAKYKARINAEMDNDLADAVSDSDSGSEDDEYRQYEDPS